CTGaatcttttaaaaagtttaaagagttcaaggctgaagttcaaaacgcattggatagaccgattaaaacacttcgatcagatcgaggtggagatttTTTGGACTCGGGATTCAaggactatttaatagaacatggaatcgtttcccaactcttagcatcgggtacacctcagcaaaatggtgtagctgtctcttatacacatctagatgtgtataagagacagtctctggagttgtggaacgagcgtaaagctagtttatgtcacttctgcatttggggttgccttgCACAcgtgcttgaggaaaatcccaagaagttggaaccacggtcgaggttatgcctctttgtaagctaccccaaaggtacacgagggagttatttttgtgatccgtcggaaaatagggtgtttgtttccacgaacagTACTTTcttagaggaggatcatataagggagcatagtccacgaagtaaagtcgtgttgcgtaaactttccaatgaaacttctgaaacttcaacaagaattgttgaagagcttgctacatcagcaagagttgttgatggtagtTCATCTAGTACGTCGGTTCCACTTCAAGAGTTGAGGAatctcgacgcagtgggagggtaacgaacccacctgttcgctatctgggtttcacgaaaatccttgctatggtagcagatggcgacgttgaggatctgttgtcttatcagaaggcaatagATGATGTcaaccgggatgaatgggttaaggccatggatctcgagatggagtcgatgtacttcaactcaatataggatcttgtagatcagcctgatggggtaagacctatagggtgtaaatggatctacaagtgcaaatgaggtgctgatgggaaggtgtaaaccttccaagcttgacttgtggcaaagggttatacctaggtagaagaagtcgactatgaggagactttctcacctgttaacatgttaaagtcgatttgcatcctcctgtccattgtagTTTAtcataattatgagatttggcaaatggacgtcaagacggcctttctgaatggcaatcttgaagagaccatttacatggtgcaatccgagggattcatagcctaaggtcaagagcaaaaggtttgcaatcTGAATCGGACCATTTACGAGCTAAAACAGGAATCTAGAAcatggaacatacggtttgatactgcgatcaagtcgtatggctttgaccagagtcttcatgaactttgtgtctacaaaaagatcatcaacgcttcaatagtcttcttagtgttgtatgtagataaTATACTACTCATttgaaatgatgtaggtctactgactgtagttaaAAACTGACTAGctacccaatttcaaatgaaagatttgggagaggctcaatttgttctgggtatatagatctttcgggatcgtaagaataaagtTCTAGCACTATcttaggcatcatacattgacaagatgttgctcaagtactcgatgcaaggCTCCAAGATGGGCCTATTGTCATTCAGGTatgaagtcactttgtctaaggacatgtaagacgcctcaagaggttaagaagatgagatggatcccatatgcatctgccattggcagtttgatgtacgcgatgctctgtactcgtctagacatctgctacgctatgggcatagtcagtaggtattagtCTAACCCAGGGTAAGGTCGTCTAGcttaggaaattcttgacagaactggaagtCATTcaagatatgtctaggcccattaccatctattgtgataatagtggggtagtggcgaactccaagaagcctaggagtcataggcgcggcaaacacatagagcagaagtatcatctgatccgcgagatagtacatcgaggggacgtgatcgtcacgaagatcgctttggagcatAATGTTGTTGACTCGTTTACAAAGACtttcacggctacagtgtttgacaGTCACCttcagagtatgggtctacaggatctcccgcggctggactagggtaagtgagagattttcttgtactggattatatgccctagtttattgttttgtactagttttttgtacaccccacttctctttaggataagtgggagattcttggggttgatgctctaaagtctcgtgttctgtagtttgtaaatatatgatattttacttcacttcttgattttgttcagttgtttgttttattttctttaccacaaaccaataaacctaaaatccccggttatttgtatgtaacttaagcatgtatgtggtgacatacaagtggataatgtcttaagtgataaccaaaatggtatgtagtatatggatataggagggaaaccttattctggtaatgctacggatgcgggccactttgtagaatggtcacaagtgttgtgacttgtcacatatggtatgattctaatcattcgtgtaggggataTTTGAGCGGGgtcgtcctatacaaagagtttgtataagatctgaccacgaagtgttaacgtctcgttatataacaccattcatgataaagacttcacttcactagaatgaccatatgtaacatgacctcaatcctgagtgagttgggaactcctaccattgacgGCGGTCCTTTGATAtctatgggtgtgagtggccaggtcgttgactcaaacctaccattttggggattcatctgatttgagagctgggaactcagctacataagatgttattcacttctttcttgaagtaggggcaagtagatatatagcttccttaagggctgattccaaagcttgaacgatgtggcgccacacaccttctcttggcttgagaggttttcacacatagttggactatgttgtattgttcattacaggaattattggtacttaagaagtgaaatgtaactacaggggcaaaacggtaaattggttcaactatacttacaagcatctgtgaagggtcattgtactcatgattgtttatatccaatggacacataaatatatctgtggtaagaagagtttagctgttgaTCTTGAGTGGAATGTCtagcaattaacggatggtggaactcgtggctaaagagtttagtcagctattcacgtaccattggagattcgagccacaggtccataaggtcctcaggtagcttagataaagtcaacaatcagtttttgggtcagtttgaaatgtttaaattgacaagaggtagttcgattatatatgatataattgaactagttaattatttatgatataattgactaaatatatgagatacattattttggaggaaattaaatataaatatgatttatatcaagtagaggagaaattactatagtagatatatgatatcaaactataggttaagaatataatatgattatattcatttattttttaattagtctgttatatgataattggccaaaAATTTCTCCTGAATCGTGCATTAGTGGGAAGATCAAATTTTGTtattgtaattgaagaataaaatgaaaattggtttcattttgcaaagggtTCGAAAAAATCGGTCTAGGTGTGGAAACGTCACAATTTcttagttgagagcctatacaatagcgCCTTATTGCCTAACGATCGCACACCCCGCACACTAAACTATCACATGCGTTCTTGAAACGATCACTCaatttctctaaatgatcgcttagcacgtCGAGTTTTCTaaactatcgcttagtaaaacctgcacgatcgtgtacctttctctaaacgataagcactcgactatatgatagtcacttactatctcccacttgcttgtcgttctacacgatcgttcttTCCTCCTTCATCTACCAATTCCATGAAAGttcactctttggattctcactccaagaataccaagggctttaagtggtggtgtcatccccagtTGTTGCTTATTCATGTGTtatcgttcgtgtagacgatcgtgttgcTAAGTGATCATTTGTTGGGCGATAAAGACCGTAAAGGGTTTGCTTCCGCTGGATTGAGTTGGACTggagattgtcttcaactggtatgtttactcaatctgttgttatttaattgttaaaccaTGCTTACAATTAGTGTTAAAATGCATACCTGTTTGTTAGAATCTGTGTAtggtaattcggtcacaatgaaataggaaagatccgaacgcgctcatggatgctcttgtttaagagttcctttgGACTAAAAGTTATATAAGTGTTAAACTGGGAGAGTTAAATTTTTGAAGTTCACCACTAGTACGAGAAGTAGAATTGATAAtagagttgagttgatagtAAAAGGTTTCTATGGATGGGATGAAGTAACTCAAGTCACAAAAACATGAACTATTCAGCAAAATTCTTTTTATGCCATAATATTTTGCCTTGGCATATACTAGTTTTGTTACTAAGAAAGAAAGATGGATCGATACAGTTATGTAACGCCTGTTGAGAGTTAAATATTTGTAGCATAGCTAGGTTGCAATAGACAAGGAAATGTCAAGGCTGTCAGGTGTCGAATCTAGATTTTGAATCTTGGTCCAGATCCTGGACTTGGAGCACCACAGATAGTATGTTTCTTCTAGCTTGAATGATGGATTGATTGAATTTATGGAGATGAAGGAGACAGATATTCTCAAGATAGATTTATGAATCAATAATGCTTCCATTTTTTAAACTATCATCAGGTATTGGATATAGTTATTATGAGGTTATCGTGATGCTTTTTGATTGACCAATGCTCTATAGTGTCCAAGGACTTCAAAAACTCATTATGAAAGAGATTTCTAGGCTTGTTCATAGCAAGGTGTAAataatgatatgtgattgttttcAGACTAAAGAGTAACATAGTCTTTGGCATGAGTAACTTTTACATCCCTTGGCAGTAGAAAGCCATATGCCAAGTTTCTAATGATATGGGACTTAATTGGACAAATTTGTTTCCTAGGCATGTAGCTACTAAGAGGGACACCACATTTGACACCCATAAAGTAGATACAATTTTTAGTTGATCAGATTCGCTTTGCTATGTATGTTGGGTTTATGATGTCTGTGGACAGTTGCTTTGCCACACATATGAGAATTCTTCTATGCCAGCATAACCAGTTCAAATACATGTTTTTAGTAAATAAAACTTCTTGAGCTCTTGATAGTTCATAAAGTGATTTTCTACATCTTTTcaacatcttaagtttcatagttatataTATGGAAGACACTATCACACTTCACGAGAAATTGTAAGGTACTTGATTAGAGTTCAGTATAGCTTTTCACTCACGTATCGATGGTCAAACCAAACGTTTGAACCAAACTTTAAATGACATGTTATGCACTCGCACATTAGATTTTTCAAggagttgggactctcaccTACATTTGatggagtttgcttataataacaaTTATCAGGCTATTATTAGCATGATGCCGTTTGAAGCCTATATGGAAAAAGTTGCAGGTCTCCTACTCACTGGGATAAGGTTAGCGAACGAAAATTTGTTAGGGTCTGAGTTAGTTCAGACTATGAATGAGGTCATTCAAAATATTAGAGTACGGATGCAAACAGCTTAGAGTAGGCAAAAAGTGACGCTGATGTTTGGCATAAAGACCTGGAGTTTGAAATGGATGATAAAGTATTCCTGGACGTAGCACACGTGAAAGCTATTAtgaaatttggtagaaaaagaAAGCTAAGTCCATATTTCATTGAGCCTTTTGAGGTTTTGGAGCGAATTGGCCATGTGGCTTGCCGGTTAGCATTGCCACCGTTGCTCTTTGCacttcataatgtcttccatgtttctaTGTTAAGAAAGTACATTGAAGATGTATCTCATGTTGTTGACTTTGAGCCCTTACAATTGAATAGGAACCTAAGTTATGAGGAGAAGCCTACTCAAATTCTTACTAGAGAAGTGAAAATTATGCATAATAGAGAGATAACACTAGTGAAAGTTCTTTGGCAGAATCATCAGTTCGAGGAAGCAACATGGAAACGAGAGGATGTGATGAGTTCGAAGTACCTACAGCTCTTTCAGGATGAGAACTTTCGGAGATGAAAGTTCTTAAGGAGAGAAGAATATGACATCCCAAATTTTcaagtaaatttaaaataattttctcaattttcttgTTGTACTTGGGAATTTTGAggctaaaattgaattaattgttAAGATAATTCAATTGtagattaggaaaaaaaatttggaattttgaagtttgaattttGGTGAGATTGAGATTTTAAGTAGAAAAGGACGAAGAAAATGAAAGTAAATTGTATTAGGAAAGTAAAAGTTAgggtttttaaatatatttatttatatgggAGTTAAACCATTTAAGTCATCTAAGCCATCCAAGCTACACAAAGCCTTGGGTACttcatctttttcctttctCCCCTACAACCCACATTTTTCCTTGTCGCTTCTCACTCTCACATACATGCAACCAGATCCACATATTGGCTGCCAGTTGCACGTCGACCTCCATCGATCGTCGTCGAGCATTCGCCGACCATTGTGCCATCGCCATTCACTTCCACAGGTCGCCATTGGTCGCTTGAGTCCATTGCCTCTTGTTAGAGTTTAGTTGGGTAAGATTTTGAAAGTTCTGTTGGATTTTTTTGTATGGGTCTTTAATTGCCATTgagttttgattaatttaatggACACCCATGATATTGTGAAGGTTGGAACAGAATTTTAGAATGGCAAGAACCACTATCCAGCAGCATAAAGACCGAATGGATGCTTCTTGGTTAGTTTTTGTTTTAGGATCTTCTAAGATTTTGCTTGTCAAAGCATAATTTGCCTTAGTATTGTTTAATCCTTGTTAGATAAGGAATCACCTTCCAGGTAAATTTTTCATTGGGTCGTTTGATTAAAGTTTTGAAGTGGTTTTGGATTAAACCACCTGTTGGATAGgtgatttggaataaaattttttttttttttttttttttttttttaaatgtgtgTGTTGGAATTGGGCACTAAAGTTTGAAACTAAAGTTGTTTATATTTTCTGATTAGGAGCCACGATTCAATATTTTCTAAACCAAAAGGAAGGTTTTTTTTGCTAATCATTTGGGCATAatatcgaggtaagtaatcttactactgaaacCATCTTTAAGCCAGGCATCCTAGGTAAGATGATTATTTTAAGTTAAATAAGTCTTTGAGGCATGCTATGAAATTGTTGGAATGTTTTGCTATGCTTCATGAATAAAAGGATTGTTATGAGCATGTTGAAACCTATGAACTATGATAATTAAACTATGACATTGGATCCATTAGTTGTATATCAGGTACGATTGTTATGAGAAGGTTGAAACTTATGAGCTATGATGATATACCAATTGATTGAATATCATTTGCTAGAAAAGTTAGTGACAATTAAATATGATTGATTGTGTTCCTATAGGATCACTACCTATGACTGATTGTCTTCCTACAAGATCACTATCTATGATTGATCATGTTCCTGCGCGTCTCTACTTATGACTGATTACAAGATCACTACCTATGATTGATTGTGTTCCTACAGGATTAATACCTATGACTGATTGTGTTCCTACGAGATCATTACCTATGACTATTTTTGTTCCTACAGGATCACTACCTGTGACTGATTGTGCTCCTACGGGATCACTACCTATGACTGGTTGTGTTCCTTCAAATTCATTATCTATGCTTATGTTATGCTATGTATATTTACGCCTATGATAGAAAGAGTTAAATTGATCACTTAGATGGTCATCCATTATAAGACAAAGTATACATGTCTCACTAGCACATTTGCATTTAATGGACAAAAATGtatagcctgaccccagtagtgggtcacttactgagtatttttatactcgTCCTTTCTTATGTCATGTTTTCAGGTGAAGACAAAGAATGTACCAGGTGCATGGTGAGGAGATCCGTTGAAGGTGCCATATGGGAATAACGCTTCCGATCAGTGTCAAGCTTTTAAAAGATTTTGAATGTGTTTTCATTTAGAACGATTGAGTTTAGAAATTTGACAtttaaatgtttgatttttattaaagttttttAAGGATCCTAAACCAaatcttatttttgttatttatatatttagaaaattattattttacattaatATTTTCagcttatttttaatttaaaaattgcaCGAATGATGTAATGACCCAGTTAGAGATCTCAAAAAGTTAGGTCATTACATTGATAATTACAAATCTACAAACACCTGCAAaccaaaaatatataattacacATCTTCATGAGATGTTGATTCCAAATATTAGCAAGTAACGATAACATAATGTCAACTCATACACTCTGTTTAATAGGTAACAAATAAGAGTATCAATAATCTTG
The nucleotide sequence above comes from Benincasa hispida cultivar B227 chromosome 3, ASM972705v1, whole genome shotgun sequence. Encoded proteins:
- the LOC120073572 gene encoding uncharacterized protein LOC120073572, translated to MDDKVFLDVAHVKAIMKFGRKRKLSPYFIEPFEVLERIGHVACRLALPPLLFALHNVFHVSMLRKYIEDVSHVVDFEPLQLNRNLSYEEKPTQILTREVKIMHNREITLVKVLWQNHQFEEATWKREDVMSSKYLQLFQDENFRR